From a single Gimesia fumaroli genomic region:
- a CDS encoding glycosyltransferase family 2 protein: MTPVPQSDEHGYPYTTEWYDSLKASLGEAGCRQLGFYPIPEDFLLSVVIPIFNESKTVENLINQVKAVPIRKELVLVDDGSTDGTREILKRLEELSQTNEDSQNQIRVIFHEVNQGKGAAVRTGFLEAQGDVMLIQDADLEYDPSEYPRLLQPIIEGKADVVYGSRFLGDQPHRVLYYWHFLGNKFLTTLSNCFTNLNLTDMETCYKLFKKEVIKEIAPGLCQNRFGIEPELTAKVARRQCRIFEMSISYDGRTYDQGKKIGWRDGVKALWCIVRYGLKD; encoded by the coding sequence ATGACACCAGTTCCTCAATCGGATGAACACGGTTACCCGTACACGACCGAATGGTACGACTCCTTGAAAGCATCACTGGGAGAAGCCGGTTGCCGACAGCTTGGCTTTTATCCCATTCCAGAAGACTTTTTACTCTCGGTGGTCATCCCCATCTTTAACGAGAGTAAAACCGTTGAGAACCTGATCAATCAGGTCAAAGCCGTTCCGATTCGAAAGGAACTGGTTCTGGTCGATGATGGCAGCACCGATGGCACGCGGGAAATCCTGAAGCGACTGGAAGAACTGTCTCAGACCAACGAAGACTCCCAAAATCAAATTCGCGTCATTTTTCACGAAGTGAATCAAGGAAAAGGAGCCGCTGTCAGAACAGGGTTTCTCGAAGCACAAGGCGACGTCATGCTGATTCAGGACGCCGACCTGGAATACGATCCTTCGGAATATCCGCGTCTCCTGCAGCCCATCATTGAAGGGAAAGCAGATGTTGTTTATGGCAGCCGATTTCTGGGCGACCAGCCTCACCGGGTCCTTTACTACTGGCATTTTCTGGGGAACAAGTTCCTGACAACACTTTCGAACTGTTTTACCAATCTCAATCTGACAGACATGGAAACCTGTTACAAGCTCTTTAAAAAAGAGGTCATCAAGGAAATCGCCCCCGGGCTCTGCCAGAATCGGTTTGGTATCGAACCGGAACTCACGGCGAAAGTAGCCCGGCGTCAGTGCCGTATCTTTGAAATGTCGATCAGTTATGATGGACGGACCTACGATCAGGGAAAGAAAATCGGCTGGCGAGACGGCGTGAAAGCACTTTGGTGCATAGTGCGATATGGATTGAAAGATTAG
- a CDS encoding aldose 1-epimerase family protein, which yields MKSTQFLFTDVSSQTWVEEILLNAESHPEFSRNPGWSIHKTQLHGGLSEGVDLIEVNNGALQLSILPTRGMGVWKGNCQGIPLEWQSPVKTPVNPAYVTLSERGGLGWLSGFNELICRCGLISNGPPGTDSGGNPLESEITLHGRIANTPAHFVNVELDPADGGWLKVTGKMEEGMLFGSHFLLESTLETRLDSTEFRIRDRVTNLGPESAESELLYHINVGAPFLEEGSQFAIPFEEMAPRDSRAAEGVKEFETYLGPTPGYAEQAYYFLPVCDDKGDTPALLADKKGGIGFLVDLKKASLPYFTLWKNTQSEAGGYVTGLEPAIGFPNFRAVEREQGRLRILESGASYETEFQVSILNNSDSVDEVRQKITKLSEKGQSVIHETPHPRFS from the coding sequence ATGAAATCAACACAATTTTTGTTCACTGATGTGAGTTCGCAAACCTGGGTGGAAGAAATCCTGTTGAATGCAGAGAGCCATCCCGAGTTTTCCAGGAATCCAGGCTGGTCAATTCACAAAACACAACTGCACGGCGGTCTTTCGGAAGGTGTAGATCTGATCGAGGTGAATAACGGCGCGCTGCAGTTGTCGATTCTGCCCACACGGGGAATGGGGGTCTGGAAAGGGAATTGTCAGGGAATCCCACTGGAATGGCAGTCTCCCGTAAAAACACCTGTAAATCCTGCTTATGTCACACTTTCCGAGCGAGGTGGGCTGGGTTGGCTGAGTGGCTTTAATGAGCTGATTTGTCGATGTGGCCTGATCTCAAACGGCCCTCCCGGGACCGATTCAGGTGGTAATCCGCTGGAATCGGAAATAACTTTACACGGACGCATTGCCAATACCCCGGCTCATTTTGTGAATGTCGAACTTGATCCAGCCGACGGTGGCTGGTTAAAAGTTACGGGCAAAATGGAAGAGGGGATGCTGTTTGGTAGTCATTTTCTCCTGGAGTCGACGCTCGAAACCCGGTTGGACTCAACGGAATTCCGGATTCGTGACCGCGTTACAAACCTGGGGCCGGAATCTGCGGAGTCAGAATTGTTGTATCACATCAATGTGGGGGCCCCATTTCTGGAAGAAGGTTCCCAGTTCGCGATACCTTTTGAGGAAATGGCCCCCCGCGATTCCCGTGCGGCAGAAGGGGTGAAGGAGTTCGAGACTTATCTGGGACCGACCCCCGGTTATGCTGAGCAGGCGTACTATTTTCTCCCTGTCTGTGATGACAAAGGAGATACACCAGCGTTGCTGGCAGATAAAAAGGGTGGAATAGGGTTTTTGGTTGATTTGAAAAAGGCATCTCTCCCTTATTTTACGTTATGGAAGAATACCCAGTCCGAGGCGGGCGGCTATGTGACAGGACTGGAGCCAGCGATTGGTTTCCCCAACTTCAGGGCGGTCGAGCGGGAACAGGGACGATTGAGAATTCTCGAGTCGGGGGCCAGCTACGAGACCGAATTCCAGGTATCAATTTTGAATAATTCGGATTCCGTTGATGAGGTCCGGCAGAAAATCACGAAGTTAAGTGAAAAGGGCCAGTCTGTTATTCATGAGACGCCCCACCCCCGGTTTTCTTGA